The following are encoded together in the Microterricola viridarii genome:
- a CDS encoding DNA polymerase III subunit gamma and tau, whose product MIGQSQVTDPLMTALRTNRVNHAYLFSGPRGCGKTTSARILARCLNCAEGPTDTPCGVCPSCVELSRDGGGSLDVVEIDAASHGGVDDARDLRERAIFAPARDRYKIFIMDEAHMVTSSGFNALLKIVEEPPEHVKFIFATTEPEKVIGTIRSRTHHYPFRLVPPGPMLEYVQTLCDAEGVTVAPGVLPLVVRAGGGSPRDTLSLLDQLMAGSESSSVDYERAVALLGYTHGALLDEVIDAIGAREAGAAFEAVDRVIQTGQDPRRFVEDLLERMRDLIVVGASTPAVAASVLRGVPQDELAAMGAQATRYGQAELSRTADIVNAALTEMTGATSPRLHLELMIARALVPSSDDSERGALARVERLERRVGVTDAASDRPAAPAVAASSAPAPASAPVSAPAPAAAPAPMSPAVAAAAEFIGRLTPPAAAATPPRADGPVGPVTWATPGVTGTPEPEPAAVVAPAAPAQGAPAKGAPTKSSPAQGAPAKGAPAQGAPAQGAPAKAAPAPVKSAVPVGPISLQQMRDAWPQVLEVVKTANMNAWVVLLTAVVREYREDGTLLLAFPSENDVAALKKPAAPGQGVGDHLKKAVATVLGVTPKLLARAEGGEQRGSKPTPAAAPAQKPAPDAADAEPDRSASAPSSAPSAAQAAAPAPAPAAAAPAPTARVQPKAAAKSAPVTTSNGWSVVQIPQSEPAPAAEPEVAPVAVQAPPSAPPVAAPTRPAGPPPVAAPAPAADGWAAAEEPPFGDEPPYDDEPPFDPNFDAAPPDQGFRSGPSAPAAPAAPPAAPAPAAQAERPQPRQAPQRPAQAPGRGDGVQRYGESVVREILGATFIEEQPHNPGSRATLRDGQG is encoded by the coding sequence ATGATCGGTCAGTCGCAGGTGACCGATCCGTTGATGACGGCCCTGCGCACCAACCGTGTCAATCACGCCTATCTGTTCAGCGGCCCGCGCGGCTGCGGAAAGACGACGTCTGCCCGCATCCTGGCGCGTTGCCTGAACTGTGCAGAAGGCCCGACCGACACCCCCTGCGGCGTCTGCCCGAGCTGTGTCGAGCTCTCTCGTGACGGCGGCGGCTCGCTCGACGTCGTCGAGATCGACGCGGCCAGCCACGGTGGCGTCGACGACGCCCGTGACCTGCGCGAGCGCGCGATCTTCGCCCCGGCCCGCGACCGCTACAAGATCTTCATCATGGACGAGGCGCACATGGTGACCTCGAGCGGATTCAACGCGCTGCTGAAGATCGTCGAAGAGCCGCCGGAGCACGTGAAGTTCATCTTCGCGACCACCGAGCCCGAGAAGGTCATCGGCACGATCCGCTCGCGCACCCACCACTACCCGTTCCGGCTGGTGCCGCCCGGGCCGATGCTCGAATACGTGCAGACGCTGTGCGACGCGGAGGGCGTGACCGTTGCGCCCGGCGTGCTGCCGCTCGTCGTGCGCGCCGGTGGCGGCTCGCCCCGCGACACCCTCTCACTTCTCGACCAGCTCATGGCCGGTTCCGAGTCGTCGAGCGTTGACTACGAGCGCGCCGTCGCGCTGCTCGGCTACACCCATGGTGCCCTGCTCGACGAGGTGATCGACGCGATCGGCGCCCGGGAAGCCGGGGCGGCCTTCGAGGCCGTCGACCGCGTCATCCAGACCGGCCAGGACCCGCGCCGTTTCGTCGAAGACCTGCTCGAGCGAATGCGCGACCTGATCGTCGTCGGCGCGAGCACGCCCGCCGTTGCGGCATCCGTGCTGCGCGGTGTTCCGCAGGACGAGCTCGCCGCCATGGGTGCCCAGGCGACCCGTTACGGCCAGGCCGAGCTCTCCCGCACCGCCGACATCGTCAACGCGGCGCTCACCGAGATGACCGGCGCCACCTCGCCGCGGCTGCACCTCGAGCTGATGATCGCGCGCGCCCTTGTGCCCTCCAGCGACGACTCCGAGCGCGGAGCCCTCGCCCGGGTCGAGCGCCTTGAGCGCCGGGTCGGGGTGACGGATGCCGCAAGCGACCGCCCGGCGGCACCTGCCGTCGCCGCGTCGTCCGCGCCCGCGCCCGCCTCCGCACCGGTATCCGCGCCTGCGCCCGCGGCTGCTCCGGCCCCGATGTCGCCCGCCGTCGCTGCTGCCGCCGAGTTCATCGGTCGGCTCACCCCGCCCGCTGCCGCTGCCACGCCTCCCCGCGCGGATGGGCCGGTTGGCCCGGTCACCTGGGCGACGCCCGGTGTGACCGGCACGCCGGAGCCGGAACCGGCAGCCGTGGTGGCCCCGGCCGCCCCGGCGCAGGGCGCTCCAGCGAAGGGCGCTCCCACGAAAAGTTCTCCGGCGCAGGGTGCTCCCGCGAAGGGTGCTCCGGCGCAGGGTGCCCCGGCGCAGGGTGCTCCCGCGAAGGCTGCTCCGGCTCCGGTGAAATCCGCGGTGCCCGTCGGGCCGATCTCGCTGCAGCAGATGCGGGACGCATGGCCGCAGGTGCTCGAGGTCGTCAAGACCGCGAACATGAATGCGTGGGTGGTGTTGCTGACGGCCGTGGTGCGCGAGTACCGCGAAGACGGCACACTGCTGCTGGCCTTCCCGAGTGAGAACGATGTCGCCGCGCTGAAGAAGCCGGCCGCACCCGGCCAGGGCGTCGGCGACCACCTGAAGAAGGCCGTCGCAACGGTTCTCGGCGTCACGCCCAAACTGTTGGCACGTGCAGAGGGTGGCGAACAGCGTGGCTCCAAGCCGACGCCGGCCGCTGCCCCCGCGCAGAAGCCGGCCCCGGACGCCGCAGATGCGGAGCCCGACCGAAGCGCTTCCGCGCCATCTTCTGCGCCGTCTGCCGCTCAGGCTGCTGCCCCTGCTCCCGCTCCCGCCGCGGCGGCTCCGGCACCCACGGCACGCGTGCAGCCCAAGGCAGCTGCGAAGTCAGCACCGGTGACGACCTCGAACGGCTGGTCGGTCGTGCAGATTCCGCAGTCGGAGCCTGCTCCGGCGGCCGAACCGGAGGTCGCTCCGGTAGCGGTGCAGGCCCCGCCGAGCGCGCCGCCTGTCGCTGCGCCCACGCGGCCGGCAGGACCGCCGCCTGTCGCTGCACCTGCACCTGCCGCTGATGGCTGGGCCGCCGCCGAGGAGCCGCCGTTCGGAGACGAGCCGCCCTACGACGACGAACCGCCGTTCGACCCGAACTTTGACGCGGCGCCGCCGGACCAGGGCTTCCGCTCTGGGCCGTCCGCACCTGCCGCACCTGCGGCACCGCCCGCCGCGCCCGCCCCGGCAGCGCAGGCCGAGCGCCCCCAGCCGCGCCAAGCGCCACAGCGGCCGGCCCAGGCACCGGGCCGCGGTGACGGCGTGCAGCGCTATGGAGAGTCGGTGGTCCGCGAGATCCTCGGCGCGACCTTCATCGAGGAACAACCACACAACCCGGGGTCGCGCGCGACGCTGAGAGACGGCCAAGGCTAA
- a CDS encoding aspartate-semialdehyde dehydrogenase produces MSSSQGINIGVVGATGQVGAVVRRLLEERNFPVAQIRYFASARSAGSTLPWRGEDVVIEDASTADPTGLDVAIFSAGATLSKAQAPRFAAAGVIVIDNSSGFRMDPEVPLVVSEVNPEAIKQAKKGIIANPNCTTMAAMPVLKVLHEAAGLERLIVNTYQAVSGSGLVGATELETQVRSALEGDVQGLVHDGRAVTMPEPTVYAKNIAFNVVPLAGSIVDDGSFETDEEKKLRNESRKILDLPGLLVSGTCVRVPVFTGHSLSVNAEFANPISVERATELLSNAPGVQLSDIPTPLEAAGTDPSYVGRIRQDEGAPDGRGLALFISNDNLRKGAALNAVQIAELVAASL; encoded by the coding sequence GTGAGCAGCAGCCAGGGCATCAACATCGGCGTCGTCGGAGCAACAGGTCAGGTCGGGGCGGTCGTGCGCCGCCTCCTCGAGGAGCGCAACTTCCCGGTCGCGCAGATTCGTTACTTTGCCTCGGCCCGCTCGGCCGGCAGCACGCTGCCGTGGCGCGGGGAGGACGTCGTCATCGAGGATGCCTCGACGGCAGACCCGACCGGTCTGGACGTCGCCATCTTCTCGGCCGGCGCGACCCTCTCCAAGGCGCAGGCGCCCCGCTTCGCCGCGGCCGGCGTGATCGTGATCGACAACTCCAGCGGGTTCCGCATGGACCCTGAGGTGCCGCTCGTCGTCAGCGAGGTGAACCCGGAAGCCATCAAGCAGGCCAAGAAGGGCATCATCGCCAACCCGAACTGCACCACCATGGCGGCCATGCCCGTGCTCAAGGTGCTGCACGAGGCTGCCGGCCTCGAGCGCCTCATCGTGAACACCTATCAGGCGGTCTCCGGCAGCGGCCTCGTCGGCGCCACCGAGCTTGAGACGCAGGTGCGTTCCGCCCTGGAGGGCGACGTACAGGGCCTCGTGCACGATGGCCGCGCGGTGACCATGCCCGAGCCGACCGTCTACGCCAAGAACATCGCGTTCAACGTGGTTCCGTTGGCCGGTTCGATCGTCGACGACGGTTCCTTCGAGACCGACGAAGAGAAGAAGCTGCGCAACGAGAGCCGCAAGATCCTCGACCTGCCCGGCCTGCTGGTCAGCGGCACCTGCGTGCGCGTTCCCGTCTTCACCGGTCACTCGCTGTCAGTCAACGCCGAGTTCGCGAACCCGATCTCGGTCGAGCGGGCCACCGAGCTGCTCTCGAACGCCCCCGGCGTGCAGCTCAGCGACATCCCGACGCCGCTCGAGGCCGCCGGCACCGATCCCAGCTATGTCGGCCGCATCCGCCAGGACGAGGGCGCGCCCGACGGCCGCGGCCTCGCACTGTTCATCTCGAACGACAACCTGCGCAAGGGCGCTGCGCTGAACGCCGTTCAGATCGCCGAGCTCGTCGCCGCGTCGCTCTAG
- a CDS encoding sensor histidine kinase yields the protein MTVSAGQATTGRASRRSEWINAVLDTDPGTQDRSIVLTQLLFGAAALAVFTTVMLFGPGEGNSVAFFLGLLLTFVACCAAVLTSWSKLSPHWLLVLPLLDILAIGCMRHAHPELSLGLLWVFPVLWIATLVGAVGITASILLIGVLTVGEIALRQQPVTLAAMPTLIFLPITLVFVAASVRLHSRRNRAQRVLLRKQAELLEGALAQAQRQEELLSEVLNTVDFGVVRIDKTGQINLVNEAQTRMQLDERHASTSSLRAGKAGGFRAGRAAASGPASTPLQRAMRGEEFEPETVWLEAASGEKAALSVTARHLHSKHGEYDGSVVVSRDVTAEVMALRARDDLVASVSHELRTPLTSVLGYLELTIDGGGLPASAEAQLQVAHKNANRLLDLLTDILAASNSAEQPLVLLPGPCELLDVVEQSVEMLQPWAEERGIRIDCAAAEATTLIADGSRLRQLIDNVISNAIKYNVDQGEVSIGLTSDENMVWLIVRDSGIGIADDEQPRLFERFFRSESVRNSTVHGSGLGLGISREIARLHGGDLTVQSVEGEGTTVLLTLPKDRDRA from the coding sequence ATGACAGTCAGCGCAGGCCAGGCCACAACAGGCCGCGCGAGTCGACGGTCGGAGTGGATCAACGCGGTGCTGGACACCGATCCGGGCACGCAGGACCGGTCGATCGTGCTGACCCAGCTGCTCTTCGGGGCGGCCGCCCTCGCCGTCTTCACCACTGTGATGCTGTTCGGCCCCGGGGAGGGCAACAGCGTCGCGTTCTTCCTGGGGCTGTTGCTCACCTTCGTGGCGTGCTGCGCCGCGGTGTTGACCAGCTGGTCGAAGCTTTCCCCGCACTGGCTGCTCGTGCTGCCCCTCCTCGACATCCTGGCGATCGGGTGCATGCGGCATGCCCACCCCGAGCTTTCACTCGGCCTGCTGTGGGTGTTCCCGGTGCTGTGGATCGCCACGCTGGTCGGCGCGGTCGGCATCACGGCGAGCATCCTCCTCATCGGCGTGCTGACGGTTGGCGAAATCGCGCTGCGGCAACAACCGGTCACCCTCGCCGCCATGCCGACGCTCATCTTCCTGCCAATCACGCTGGTGTTCGTTGCTGCATCCGTTCGCCTGCACTCCAGGCGCAATCGGGCACAACGAGTGCTCCTCCGCAAACAGGCGGAGCTGCTCGAGGGCGCGCTCGCGCAGGCGCAGCGCCAAGAGGAACTGCTCTCTGAGGTGCTGAACACGGTTGACTTCGGGGTCGTGCGCATCGACAAGACGGGCCAGATCAACCTCGTCAACGAGGCACAGACCCGCATGCAGCTCGACGAGCGGCACGCGAGCACCTCTTCGCTGCGCGCTGGCAAAGCCGGTGGGTTCCGTGCTGGCCGCGCGGCCGCGTCCGGTCCGGCGTCGACGCCGCTCCAGCGCGCCATGCGCGGCGAGGAGTTCGAGCCGGAGACGGTTTGGCTGGAAGCAGCCAGCGGCGAGAAGGCCGCCCTGTCGGTGACCGCGCGCCACCTGCACAGCAAACACGGCGAGTACGACGGCAGCGTGGTGGTCTCTCGTGACGTCACCGCCGAGGTGATGGCGCTGCGCGCGCGCGACGACCTCGTGGCCTCGGTGTCGCACGAGCTGCGCACGCCCCTGACCTCGGTGCTCGGCTACCTCGAACTCACTATCGACGGCGGCGGGCTTCCCGCCTCTGCCGAGGCGCAACTGCAGGTCGCCCACAAGAATGCCAACCGGCTGCTGGATCTGCTCACCGACATCCTCGCCGCCTCGAACAGCGCCGAACAGCCGCTCGTTCTACTGCCCGGCCCGTGCGAGCTGCTCGACGTCGTCGAGCAGTCGGTCGAGATGCTGCAGCCCTGGGCGGAGGAACGCGGCATCCGCATCGACTGCGCGGCTGCAGAGGCCACGACGTTGATAGCGGACGGTTCGCGGCTGCGCCAGCTGATCGACAACGTGATCTCCAACGCCATCAAGTACAACGTCGATCAGGGCGAGGTGTCGATCGGCCTCACCAGCGACGAGAACATGGTGTGGCTGATCGTGCGCGACAGCGGAATCGGCATCGCCGACGACGAGCAGCCCCGGCTTTTCGAGCGATTCTTCCGCTCGGAGTCTGTGCGCAACTCCACCGTGCACGGCAGCGGCCTCGGCCTCGGAATCAGCCGCGAAATCGCGCGACTGCACGGCGGTGACCTCACCGTGCAGAGCGTCGAGGGGGAGGGCACCACCGTGCTCCTCACCCTTCCAAAAGACAGGGACAGGGCATGA
- a CDS encoding glycosyltransferase 87 family protein, whose translation MSRLFRMTDDGVESVRTPLERDFSQRPLTLVIGFLVLHGVFLLALIPSFLGGAAIGDLSLYRAWVESSMDTGIWRGIQAPWVYPLGAIAPMGLADSLGPLLFPLLWFLLTVVLNALSIAVLTDFGRKASGFTAAWWWLLVIFILSPVGLFRLEGIVAPLVIIALVLLARRPILAGVLLAVATWIKVWPVAVILAVIAAGRHWLAVTVGAAIVSLGIVGLGLGLGGSLMTLTSFVSDQSDRGLQLEAPISTPWVWMAALGRPGSIIFQNTSLATREVDGQGAAAAAALMTPLMLIAVTLIFALIVSARRREPDSADLLMHGALALTCALVVFNKVGSPQYMLWIAPVVVVGLFHDAQRWRTPSYLVLAIAVMTTLIFPVFYMPLAAGNIGAVLLLTVRNALLVVLFGWAVWRLWRLAAPAVTAASDLDTAGGGRGGQGSARRLLGYPALVSAGPSSIAGWSPLSIADTGQKTLPR comes from the coding sequence ATGTCTCGACTGTTCCGTATGACGGATGACGGCGTCGAGAGTGTGCGCACTCCGCTCGAACGGGACTTCTCCCAGAGGCCGCTCACCCTCGTCATCGGCTTCCTCGTGTTGCACGGCGTGTTCCTGCTCGCCCTGATCCCGTCCTTCCTCGGCGGCGCCGCGATCGGCGATCTCTCGCTCTACCGGGCCTGGGTCGAGAGCTCGATGGACACCGGGATCTGGCGCGGCATCCAGGCGCCGTGGGTATACCCGCTCGGGGCGATCGCCCCGATGGGCCTCGCGGATTCTCTGGGCCCGCTGTTGTTCCCGCTGCTGTGGTTTCTGCTGACGGTGGTGCTGAACGCGCTGTCGATCGCCGTGTTGACTGACTTCGGCCGGAAGGCGAGCGGGTTCACCGCCGCCTGGTGGTGGCTGCTCGTCATCTTCATCCTCAGCCCCGTCGGGCTGTTCCGGCTGGAGGGCATCGTCGCCCCGCTCGTGATCATCGCGCTGGTGCTGTTGGCGCGCCGGCCGATCCTGGCCGGCGTGCTGCTCGCCGTGGCGACCTGGATCAAGGTCTGGCCCGTTGCCGTCATCCTGGCTGTGATCGCCGCCGGGCGGCACTGGCTGGCGGTGACCGTCGGCGCCGCAATCGTCTCGCTCGGCATCGTCGGCCTCGGGCTGGGTTTGGGCGGCTCGCTCATGACGTTGACGAGCTTCGTCTCGGACCAGTCGGACCGCGGGCTGCAGCTTGAGGCGCCGATCTCGACCCCGTGGGTGTGGATGGCGGCGCTCGGCCGCCCGGGCAGCATCATCTTCCAGAACACCTCGCTGGCCACCCGGGAGGTCGACGGGCAGGGGGCCGCTGCCGCCGCAGCACTGATGACGCCGCTGATGCTGATCGCGGTCACCCTGATCTTCGCCCTGATCGTGAGCGCGCGCCGACGGGAACCGGATTCCGCCGACCTGCTCATGCACGGCGCGCTGGCGCTCACCTGCGCCCTCGTCGTGTTCAACAAGGTCGGCTCCCCGCAGTACATGCTGTGGATCGCGCCGGTCGTCGTTGTCGGCCTGTTCCACGACGCGCAACGCTGGCGCACTCCCTCCTATCTGGTGCTGGCCATCGCCGTGATGACGACGCTGATCTTCCCCGTCTTCTACATGCCGCTCGCCGCCGGCAATATCGGGGCCGTGCTGCTGCTCACCGTGCGCAATGCGCTGCTCGTCGTGCTGTTCGGCTGGGCGGTCTGGCGGCTGTGGCGGCTGGCTGCGCCGGCGGTCACCGCGGCCAGCGATCTGGACACCGCCGGGGGTGGGCGCGGCGGCCAGGGGTCGGCACGACGGCTTCTCGGGTATCCAGCCCTCGTGTCGGCCGGGCCAAGTAGCATTGCAGGGTGGTCACCGCTCTCTATCGCCGATACCGGCCAGAAAACTTTGCCGAGATGA
- a CDS encoding SDR family NAD(P)-dependent oxidoreductase, translating to MRLANKNAIVTGGAGGIGRATALAFAAEGARVAVVDVRADAAEAVAAEIRANGGTAIAVAADVSSEADIQRIIATTIAEFGGVNVVFNNAGIIRRSTAVETTEEEWDRVFGVNVKSIFLMCKHVVPVMAAAGGGSIVNTGSGWGLKGGGQAISYCASKGAVVNMTRALAIDHGPQGIRVNSVNPGDVNTGMLLEEARQLDQDAQAFLAESADRPLGRMGQPSEIAAAVVWLASDESSYVTGSALVVDGGGIA from the coding sequence ATGCGTCTGGCCAACAAAAATGCGATCGTCACCGGCGGCGCCGGCGGGATCGGCCGGGCGACCGCGCTCGCCTTCGCAGCGGAGGGCGCCCGAGTCGCCGTGGTCGACGTGCGTGCGGACGCCGCGGAGGCCGTGGCAGCCGAGATCCGTGCGAACGGCGGCACCGCGATCGCCGTCGCGGCCGACGTCTCCAGCGAAGCCGACATCCAGCGCATCATCGCCACAACGATCGCCGAGTTCGGCGGCGTCAACGTGGTCTTCAACAACGCCGGCATCATCCGCCGCAGCACGGCGGTGGAGACCACAGAGGAGGAATGGGACCGCGTCTTCGGCGTCAACGTGAAGTCGATCTTCCTGATGTGCAAGCACGTCGTGCCGGTCATGGCGGCCGCCGGGGGTGGTTCCATCGTGAACACCGGCTCCGGCTGGGGGCTGAAGGGCGGCGGCCAGGCGATCTCCTACTGTGCGTCCAAGGGCGCCGTGGTCAACATGACCCGCGCCCTCGCCATCGACCACGGGCCGCAGGGGATCCGGGTGAACTCGGTGAACCCCGGCGATGTGAACACGGGCATGCTGCTGGAGGAGGCCCGGCAGTTGGACCAGGACGCGCAGGCGTTCCTGGCCGAGTCCGCTGACCGCCCGCTTGGACGGATGGGGCAGCCGAGCGAGATCGCGGCGGCCGTGGTCTGGCTGGCCAGCGACGAGTCCTCCTACGTCACCGGGTCGGCGCTCGTCGTCGACGGCGGTGGCATTGCCTGA
- the recR gene encoding recombination mediator RecR translates to MYEGIVQDLIDELGRLPGIGPKSAQRIAFHILQTENFDVSHLAEILTTVRDKVKFCNICGNISEQETCAICRDPRRDPALICVVEEAKDVVAIERTREFRGLYHVLGGAISPIDGVGPDQLRIRELMQRLADGTVTEVILATDPNLEGEATATYLSRLLTTLEIRVTRLASGLPVGGDLEYADEVTLGRAFEGRRVVS, encoded by the coding sequence GTGTACGAAGGAATCGTTCAAGACCTCATCGACGAGCTCGGCCGGCTGCCAGGGATCGGGCCGAAGTCGGCCCAGCGCATCGCGTTCCACATTTTGCAGACCGAGAACTTCGACGTCTCGCACCTGGCAGAGATCCTCACCACGGTGCGCGACAAGGTCAAGTTCTGCAACATCTGCGGCAACATCTCCGAGCAGGAGACCTGCGCGATCTGCCGTGACCCGCGCCGCGACCCGGCCCTAATCTGCGTGGTCGAGGAGGCCAAGGACGTCGTCGCGATCGAGCGCACGCGCGAGTTCCGCGGGCTCTACCACGTGCTCGGCGGCGCGATCAGCCCGATCGACGGCGTCGGCCCCGACCAGCTGCGCATCCGCGAGCTGATGCAGCGCCTCGCCGACGGCACCGTCACCGAGGTGATCCTGGCCACCGACCCCAACCTGGAGGGGGAGGCGACCGCCACCTACCTGTCGCGGCTGCTCACCACGCTCGAGATCCGGGTCACGCGGCTCGCCTCCGGGCTGCCCGTCGGTGGCGACTTGGAGTACGCCGACGAGGTCACCCTCGGCCGCGCCTTCGAGGGCCGCCGCGTCGTCAGCTAG
- a CDS encoding aspartate kinase: MTLIVQKFGGSSVSDAEGIKRVAKRIVETRKAGNDVVVAVSAMGDSTDELLDLAHEVTPIPAPRELDMLLTAGERISMALLAMAIKSLGHDARSFTGSQAGMITDAHHGSARIVDVTPVRLREALDEGAIVIVAGFQGFNRDTKDVTTLGRGGSDTTAVALAAALDADVCEIYTDVDGVFTSDPRVVPLARKIDRITSEEMLELAASGAKVLHIRAVEYARRHGVTLHVRSSFNNNEGTIVYNPATSHDGEESNVEDPIIAGVASDLSEAKITVVGVPDIPGKAAEIFTIVARTDANVDMIVQNVSSAATGLTDISFTVPKSQGQAALTALSNAQAEVGFASLQYDDQIGKLALVGAGMRTNAGVSAKLFDALNKAGINIEMISTSEIRISVVTRADSVNEALRAVHTAFDLDAEHEAVVHGGTGR, from the coding sequence GTGACTTTGATCGTGCAGAAGTTCGGCGGGTCTTCCGTCTCTGATGCGGAAGGCATCAAGCGAGTCGCCAAGCGCATCGTCGAGACGCGCAAGGCCGGCAACGACGTCGTCGTGGCCGTCAGCGCCATGGGCGACTCGACCGACGAGCTGCTCGACCTCGCCCACGAGGTCACCCCGATCCCCGCGCCGCGCGAGCTGGACATGCTGCTCACCGCCGGCGAGCGCATCTCGATGGCGCTGCTCGCCATGGCGATCAAGAGCCTCGGCCACGACGCACGCTCCTTCACCGGCAGCCAGGCCGGCATGATCACCGACGCTCACCACGGCTCCGCTCGCATCGTCGACGTCACCCCTGTGCGCCTGCGCGAGGCCCTCGACGAGGGCGCGATCGTCATCGTTGCCGGCTTCCAGGGCTTCAACCGCGATACCAAAGATGTCACCACCCTCGGCCGCGGCGGGTCAGACACCACCGCCGTCGCGCTGGCCGCTGCGCTCGACGCAGACGTCTGCGAGATCTACACGGACGTCGACGGCGTCTTCACCTCAGACCCGCGAGTGGTGCCTCTGGCCCGCAAGATCGACCGCATCACCAGCGAGGAAATGCTGGAGCTGGCGGCATCCGGGGCCAAAGTCCTTCATATTCGTGCAGTGGAATATGCCCGCCGCCACGGCGTCACGCTGCACGTGCGCTCCTCGTTCAACAACAACGAGGGAACCATTGTCTACAACCCGGCGACCAGCCACGACGGAGAAGAGAGCAACGTGGAAGACCCGATCATCGCTGGTGTTGCCAGCGATCTGAGCGAAGCCAAGATCACCGTCGTCGGCGTGCCGGACATCCCCGGCAAGGCCGCAGAGATCTTCACGATCGTCGCGCGCACCGACGCCAACGTCGACATGATCGTGCAGAACGTGTCGAGCGCCGCCACCGGCCTCACCGACATCTCGTTCACCGTTCCGAAGAGTCAGGGCCAGGCGGCCCTCACCGCGCTCAGCAACGCCCAGGCCGAGGTCGGCTTCGCGAGCTTGCAGTACGACGACCAGATCGGCAAGCTGGCCCTCGTCGGCGCCGGCATGCGCACCAACGCCGGCGTCTCGGCCAAGTTGTTCGACGCGCTGAACAAAGCGGGCATCAACATCGAGATGATCTCCACCAGCGAGATCCGCATCTCGGTCGTCACCCGCGCCGACTCCGTCAACGAGGCCCTCCGCGCCGTGCACACGGCGTTCGACCTCGATGCCGAGCACGAGGCCGTCGTCCACGGCGGCACCGGCCGGTAG
- a CDS encoding GntR family transcriptional regulator, with protein sequence MAIERRTLRSQVREELLERMRNGRVQPGERINEVQLAGELGVSRTPLREALIALESEGQIESESGKGFRFVPLSAREFEELAPIMANLESLALSLTDPAALPVIGARLAQLAADFDAEVAMHALIAGKDDEWHAFMLSGCPNGRLLDLIAGMRQAYHRYESLLVADEVMIERVAAEHGLIAHHLVNGDVAAASEALTANWMNGMQRLLATASSQYLTA encoded by the coding sequence ATGGCTATCGAACGTCGCACGCTCCGATCCCAGGTGCGCGAGGAACTACTTGAGCGCATGCGCAACGGCCGAGTGCAGCCGGGCGAGCGCATCAACGAGGTGCAGTTGGCTGGCGAGCTCGGCGTCAGCAGGACACCGCTGCGCGAGGCGCTGATCGCCCTCGAGAGCGAGGGCCAGATCGAGAGCGAGAGCGGTAAGGGCTTCCGTTTCGTGCCGCTCAGCGCCCGAGAGTTCGAGGAGCTCGCCCCGATCATGGCCAATCTCGAGTCTCTGGCGCTGTCGTTGACGGACCCGGCGGCGCTGCCCGTCATCGGGGCCCGGCTGGCCCAGTTGGCCGCAGACTTCGACGCGGAGGTCGCCATGCACGCACTCATCGCCGGCAAGGACGACGAATGGCATGCCTTCATGCTGAGCGGATGCCCGAACGGGCGCCTGCTGGACCTGATCGCCGGCATGCGGCAGGCCTACCACCGCTACGAATCGCTGCTGGTCGCCGACGAGGTGATGATTGAGCGCGTGGCCGCCGAACACGGCCTCATCGCGCACCACCTGGTCAACGGTGACGTCGCTGCGGCGTCCGAGGCCCTCACGGCCAACTGGATGAACGGCATGCAGCGGCTGCTCGCCACCGCGAGCAGCCAGTACCTCACTGCCTGA